From a single Campylobacter concisus genomic region:
- a CDS encoding DUF6115 domain-containing protein produces MEIYIFLGFGIVLAIIVALMLIKDSETNKKFARFERAIESVMQENFNLKKQISMLEGEAFKNSEQYEPLKKQIKENIDLQINEKIVPIIRAIKSIERVIDDFATEQKDRIVSLEERTRDINKIAPSVINEEEQILKMFKDGKSAAMIAKDLHVGMGRVEFVLKFHKLA; encoded by the coding sequence ATGGAAATTTATATTTTTTTAGGCTTTGGTATCGTTTTGGCGATAATAGTAGCTTTAATGTTGATAAAAGATAGTGAGACAAATAAAAAATTTGCGAGATTTGAGCGAGCGATAGAAAGCGTTATGCAAGAAAATTTCAATCTAAAAAAGCAAATTTCAATGCTTGAGGGCGAGGCGTTTAAAAATAGTGAACAATATGAGCCACTTAAAAAACAGATAAAAGAAAATATTGATTTGCAAATAAATGAAAAGATTGTACCAATAATTCGTGCGATTAAGAGTATTGAGCGAGTAATTGATGATTTTGCAACAGAGCAAAAAGATAGGATAGTTAGTCTTGAAGAGCGAACAAGAGATATTAATAAAATCGCACCAAGCGTCATCAATGAAGAAGAGCAAATTTTAAAAATGTTTAAAGACGGAAAAAGTGCAGCGATGATCGCAAAGGACCTTCATGTTGGAATGGGGCGAGTCGAGTTTGTGCTTAAATTTCATAAATTAGCCTAA